The nucleotide window TCGGGATGGCGCATTAACGCCCGGGCATTGGACTGCCTGGGCGTTTTACATTGCGTTTTCGCCTTACCGAGCCAGGGCTCGCAATACGGTTCGGTTGAGGCAACCGGGGCGTACGCAGTAACAGACTGATTTCCTCTGCGCTGACCGCTCTGCTGAAAAAGTGGCCCTGAATTTCATCGCAGCCGTTTTCCCGCAGGAAGGTTTGCTGCTCTTCGGTTTCGACACCTTCGGCAATGACCTTGAGGTTCAGTTTGTGCCCCAACGAAATCACCGCGGTGGCGATGGCTTTGTCGTTTTCGTTGTCGGGCAGATCGCGCACGAAAGACTGGTCGATCTTGAGTCTCGCGATCGGGAAGCTCTTCAATGCTGCGAGGCTGGAGTAGCCGGTGCCGAAGTCGTCGATCGAGAGACTGATCCCCATTGATTGCAGTTCTTTCATTTTGCTGATGGCTTGCTGAAGGTCTTGCATGATCAGACTTTCGGTAAGCTCCAGCTCAAGGTACATCGGGTTCAGTCCGGTTACTTGCAAGGCATGCCTCACCCGGTCGATCAGGTCCCTTTCGATGAACTGGCGTGCTGAAATATTCACCGACATGGTGATCGGCGGCCAGCCCGCATCCTGCCAGTCCTTGTTCTGTCTGCACGCGGCATGAATCACCCAGTCGCCGATGGGCACGATCAACCCGGTCTCTTCGGCCTGCGGAATGAATTTGATTGGAGACACGATGCCGAGCTCGGGGTGCTGCCAGCGGATCAGTGCCTCTACGCCGATAATCTGACCTGACTGCAAGTCCACCTGTGGCTGGTACAGCAGCAGGAACTCGTCATGGTTGAGTGCGTTTCGAAGCCCGTCTTGCATGGCGAGCTTGCCTTGAACCTTGTTTTTCATCTCGCTCGTATAGAACTGGTAACTGTTGCGACCCAGCTCCTTGGCTCGGTACATGGCGGCATCCGCATTGCTGAGCAACGTGTCGGTATCGCTGCCGTCGGCAGGGTAAGTGGCCAACCCCATGCTGCAGGTGACGTGGAGTGTATGCCCGCTGAGCTGAATCGGCCGCAGGATGGCTTCCTGGATTTTGTGCAGGGCTGGAGTCACGCCATCGTGGTCTGAGGGCTGGTCGAACAGGATGATCACAAACTCGTCGCCACCCAGTCGCACGACGGTGTCGGTGCGGCGTACACAGTCCAGCATGCGCTGGGCGACGGTTTTCAGCAGTTCGTCTCCAGCACTGTGCCCAAGGCTGTCATTCACCAGTTTGAATTTGTCCAGATCGAGAAACACCACCGTCACCAGCCGGCTGTAGCGCTGAGCATAAAGTATTGCCTGCTTGAGACGGTCTTCGAGCAGTGCGCGATTCGGCAGACCGGTCAGTGCGTCATGGTCGCCCATATAGCGAATGCGCTTTTCGGTAAGTTGGCGTTCTATCGCAATGCCGGCAAGAGGTGTCGCCATGTTGATCAGTCGCGTCTCCTTCGAGCTGGGGCTGCGTACGGTGTTGGAGTACAAGGCAAACGTGCCCAATACCTTTCGCTCATGGGACAGAATCGGCGTCGACCAGCAGGCGCGAAATCCATAGGGCGCAGCGACTGAACGGTACTCCTCCCACAGCGGATCCAGCTCGATATCCGTGACGATGACCGGTTCTCGCCGATACACCGCGGTGCCGCATGAACCGACGTTCGGACCGATCGCAATCCCGTCAATGAGCTGGTTATAGGCTTTCGGCAAACTGGGCGCAGCACCGTGCAGCAGGTGCTTGCCATCCTCATCCAGCACCAGGATGGACACCATCATCCCCTCCAGTTGGGACTCGACCAGGTGAGCCAGGCTGTCGAGGACTTCTGCAAGCTCGGTGCTCCTGGCGATCAGCTCCAGGACATGACCTTGTCCGGCACGGATGACGGCTTCTTGCTCTAATCGGTTGTTTTGCAAGGCGAGCCGTTCTGTGGCGATACTCAATTGGACCGTTCTTTTTTCCAGCTGAAGTCGGTCTTTGAGGAATTGATTCACCGCGCGAGCCATGTTGCCGATCTCGTCCTTCCCATGTTCCGCCATCATCAAATGCGTGTTGTCAGTGCGTTCCTGACGCAATTGCCGGCTTATTTCATTCAGGCGTACGAGCACATGACGGCCCATGAAGACCCGGGTCACAAACCAGGCGAACATCAGGCTGGCGCCCAACATGATCAGCACCCATTGCTGGCTACGATTTGAGGCCACGACCAGGTGCTGCACGGCTTCGCGATAGTCTTCGGTGTAAGCACTGGATTGCGCACGGGCGACCGCGACCAGAACCCCGGCCTCATTCTTCAGTTCCTCATTGAAGCGCTGTATGACGTTGTGCTGATTGATGAGCCTCAGGCGCAGCGAGAAGAGATCTGGCGTCTGCACATCAGCGGCGGGTAACTTGCCTGCGGTGCGTGAAAGGCGCTCATATCGGATCTGCAGCCGTTGCACCGCATCACTGTCAACAGCCTGCGGCAAACCGAAAAGTAACACCGCCAGTTCCAGGCTGGCCCGGGTCTGGGCCGCGGTTAACCGGGTGGTGTAATCCCCCAGGGTTTGCTCGAAGGTGACCTCGGTTTGCAGCAGGCTTTCTCGCAGCTGCGCAACAATGTTGGCGGTATTGCGGAACATCTGACTCGACTGATGCATGTCGAGTATCGCCACGCCACTGTTCGCGGCAGTCAGCTGCTGCACCAGTTGATCAAGGGCTTCAAGCTGTTCGACGGTCGCCGCATAGCTTGAACGCAGGGTATCGGGGGAGCGGGTTGTCAGAAGCTGATCGGTCTGGCGTTCGATCAGCAAGGTACGCTGCAGCATGTCTTGCCCATCTTGCATGCGGACCAGTCGTTCATCCGTCAGCTGGCGGGTGGCGCTGTTTGACGTGCGCAACGCGTAGACCGCAGTTGCACCACCCGCCAGGATCAGCAGCGCCAGCGTCAGAAACGCCAGGGTGAACTGTGCGCGCAGCGATTGCGGCAATAGGTGGCGTCCGAGCCGGGAAGTAACGTCCAATGTCAGGGATTCCATTGGTGGCGATAGATGTCTCGATAGCCATTGTCAGGGTCGTACTGGAAATTCTTCCCGCCGTCGAAGGCGATATTGTCGGCATTGACCAAGTGAATCGGCGCTACGAAGCCGCTCACCGGCTGACCTGCAAACAGCCGGTTCAATTCGTCCATCACTTGCCAGCCATGCAGGTTGAGCGGCTCGGCCACGGTAACGGTCTGGTAGGTTTTTGCCTGTATGCGCAAGAAAGCCGAAGCGCTGCCATCACCGGCAGACAACAGACTGATGCCGTCACTGGGTATTGCGGCGTTGGTCAATGAGGCAATCGAGTAGTCGAAATAGATATCGTTGATGGCCAGCGTGTGGGTCCAACGCTTGCCATAGCGCTGAAGCAGCTCCTTGGTGATCGTCGGCATCTTCTCGCCACTTTCGGAGATCGCGACATCGCGCACTTCCAGCAACGTACATTCCCGACAGGCCCGAATGACGTTTTCCATGGCCTTGGCTTTCGCCATGGCGATGCTGTACTTGGAGTCGGTCAGGATGACCACGCCGGCGTGTCCGTTTGATTGTGCCACTGCCGCCATGGCCGTGAGGCGAGCCACTTCGAGCGGGTCGGTCGTGACGTTCATGGCCACCGGCGTACCGTCAATCGGCCCGGGGCGTGCCCCGGCGTGCCAGCCAACCACCGGCACATCCCTGTTGGCGAAGAGGATCAGCGCCGCATTGTTCTCAAGGGCATCGGAGCCGCACAGAATGAGGCCGTCGGGTTTCGCTGCAAGGGCATCGGAAAAGGCCTTTGCGCGCCCGGCCGATGATCCAGCGCCA belongs to Pseudomonas sp. B21-015 and includes:
- a CDS encoding EAL domain-containing protein; the encoded protein is MESLTLDVTSRLGRHLLPQSLRAQFTLAFLTLALLILAGGATAVYALRTSNSATRQLTDERLVRMQDGQDMLQRTLLIERQTDQLLTTRSPDTLRSSYAATVEQLEALDQLVQQLTAANSGVAILDMHQSSQMFRNTANIVAQLRESLLQTEVTFEQTLGDYTTRLTAAQTRASLELAVLLFGLPQAVDSDAVQRLQIRYERLSRTAGKLPAADVQTPDLFSLRLRLINQHNVIQRFNEELKNEAGVLVAVARAQSSAYTEDYREAVQHLVVASNRSQQWVLIMLGASLMFAWFVTRVFMGRHVLVRLNEISRQLRQERTDNTHLMMAEHGKDEIGNMARAVNQFLKDRLQLEKRTVQLSIATERLALQNNRLEQEAVIRAGQGHVLELIARSTELAEVLDSLAHLVESQLEGMMVSILVLDEDGKHLLHGAAPSLPKAYNQLIDGIAIGPNVGSCGTAVYRREPVIVTDIELDPLWEEYRSVAAPYGFRACWSTPILSHERKVLGTFALYSNTVRSPSSKETRLINMATPLAGIAIERQLTEKRIRYMGDHDALTGLPNRALLEDRLKQAILYAQRYSRLVTVVFLDLDKFKLVNDSLGHSAGDELLKTVAQRMLDCVRRTDTVVRLGGDEFVIILFDQPSDHDGVTPALHKIQEAILRPIQLSGHTLHVTCSMGLATYPADGSDTDTLLSNADAAMYRAKELGRNSYQFYTSEMKNKVQGKLAMQDGLRNALNHDEFLLLYQPQVDLQSGQIIGVEALIRWQHPELGIVSPIKFIPQAEETGLIVPIGDWVIHAACRQNKDWQDAGWPPITMSVNISARQFIERDLIDRVRHALQVTGLNPMYLELELTESLIMQDLQQAISKMKELQSMGISLSIDDFGTGYSSLAALKSFPIARLKIDQSFVRDLPDNENDKAIATAVISLGHKLNLKVIAEGVETEEQQTFLRENGCDEIQGHFFSRAVSAEEISLLLRTPRLPQPNRIASPGSVRRKRNVKRPGSPMPGR
- a CDS encoding substrate-binding domain-containing protein, which codes for MIQAQEIVSRATLEAVRWSGPESGPQALRGKSIALVAEDLRNGGIVGVAQGAREAAKAMGWTLKIFDGAGSSAGRAKAFSDALAAKPDGLILCGSDALENNAALILFANRDVPVVGWHAGARPGPIDGTPVAMNVTTDPLEVARLTAMAAVAQSNGHAGVVILTDSKYSIAMAKAKAMENVIRACRECTLLEVRDVAISESGEKMPTITKELLQRYGKRWTHTLAINDIYFDYSIASLTNAAIPSDGISLLSAGDGSASAFLRIQAKTYQTVTVAEPLNLHGWQVMDELNRLFAGQPVSGFVAPIHLVNADNIAFDGGKNFQYDPDNGYRDIYRHQWNP